The sequence CGGAGCCATTTCTGGTTGGGTAATTAGTTGTTGAAAGTGCCCACTCTCAACCAAGCCCTCAAGATTGCCCGTATGTAAATACCGCTGCACATCGCCATTAGTCACAAAAACCCGTAAAGCCTGCGATTGACCTAACGCCTCCAAACGCTGAATAACGTGTTGAGGTGAACGCACAAAGCTCTCGAAAAGCCTCGCTTGAACAATATCCATACCTAACGCCTGAGCGCCCACAAGCGACGCTTCCGCCACGAATACGCGTGCGGCTTTACTTACTGGGTCGCTCACATTGGATATATCCACCCTATTAACCTTTATCGAACCGGCAACCTCAGGCCGATTCAACACTAACGCTGTTTCCACTAACGATATCACCCACACAAAGATCAGGCCCGAAACAACACCTACCCCCATACCTAATACCGCACCAGGCCATACCCATTGCGCACGCAACCATCGCGCAAATATCACGCTGGGTAACTCCGCTACCATGACATACACTAAAAGATAGACACCCAAAAAAGCGGCGCAGTAAGCCAGTAACGGGTGCCAGCCCCGCTCAGACAGCTCCGAACTAACGAAAGGCCCCCAGCTATAACAACTAAAATAGGCAGCCGCGAGGCCCACAAGAGATAACAGGGTTAATCCGAGCCCACGTTTGTAACCTCGCCAAGCGTTATACGCAACCCATACGATAAAAAGAGGGGTAATCCATGACATAAGCGCTAAAATCTTAATGAGGGAACCTCAAATTTAATTAAAGGCTCCTTATGTGATTGAAAAGTTATTCGGCAATTGCTGATAGGGGTGCACAATTGCTATATTGCGCGCTTATCTCCCCACCCAAAAAACATCAGATTTCAGTGCCTGATATCGATTGTACGGAATTCCTTTTATGCCGCATACCGAGCAACGCAACTTGCAAACCGATTCTCTCGAAAACCTTCGTTACGACAAGGAATTTATTCATCGACATATCGGCCCTAACAAATCGCAAACCAGCGACATGCTCGCACGCCTCAATGTTGGCAGCTTAGACGAACTCATCGAAAAAACCGTGCCCGCCGCTATCCGCAGCGAACAAACAGCATCGCTCGCCAACCCGCTCAACGAACAACAAGCGTTGGCCGAATTAAAGACCATCGCCCAGCAAAACCAATTATTCAAACACTATATTGGTCTTGGCTATCACAGTACCTACGTACCCCCTGTCATCCTACGAAATGTCATGGAGAACCCCGGCTGGTATACCGCCTACACACCTTACCAACCCGAGATTGCCCAAGGTCGACTCGAAGGCCTATTAAACTTCCAACAAATGATCACCGAACTTACGGGCATGGAATTAGCCAACGCCTCTATGCTCGACGAGGCCACTGCTGCGGCCGAAGCCATGGCAATGGCCAAACGCGTTGCACGTAAAAACAAATCCGATACTTTTTTTGTAGACCAACAATGCTTACCTCAAACACTAGCCGTTTTACGTACCCGTGCAGAGCACTTTGGTTTTAACATTATTGTTGGCGACCCACGGACAGAACTCGACAATTACGAGTACTTCGGTGCATTACTGCAAAACCCCGGTGCCGACGGGGCACTACTCGATATTGCACCACTTACCGATATTATCCACAGCAAAGACGCCCTTGCGATTATAGCCGCCGACATTATGAGCCTTGTGCTACTCGACGCGCCCGGCAAACAAGGCGCCGACATTGTCGTGGGCTGCAACCAACGCTTTGGCGTCCCGATGGGGTTCGGTGGCCCACACGCGGCTTTTTTCGCCTTTCGAGAAAAATATAAGCGCTCCACTCCCGGACGCATCATTGGGGTATCCATCGACTGCCGCGGCAAACCAGCATTGCGTATGGCTATGCAAACGCGAGAGCAACATATTCGTCGAGAAAAAGCTAACTCCAATATTTGCACGTCTCAAGTACTTTTGGCCGTAATGAGTGCCTTTTACGCGATGTATCATGGCTCTGAAGGTGTTGAACGCATTGGAAAACGAATTCACCTTCTCACCAAAATATTAGCCCAAGGCTTAATATCACTGAATTATAAATTACGGTACCAGCACTATTTCGATACCCTGTGTATTGAGGTAGGCGACCAGCAAACAGCACTGTACCAGCGTGCGCTCGACGCCCAGATCAATATGCGCCTTATTGGAAAAAATGCGCTGGGCATTAGCTTAAATGAATGCACAAACGCCAACGATATCGATGCCCTGCTGGCAGTATTTGCCGGCGGCGCATCCCCCCTAGATTTCGTTAACCTTGAAAATAAAGCCGCGCAGGCCAGTACCATACCGGCCCGAATGAAGCGCAATGAAAGAGCACTGCAACATGAAATATTCGAGCAGTATCATTCGGAAACAGAAATGCTACGGTATTTAAAACGCTTGGAATCCAAAGATATTGCACTCAACCACGCAATGATTCCGCTCGGTTCCTGCACGATGAAACTTAATGCTACGGCCGAAATGATTCCCGTAACATGGCCCGAGTTTGGCGAACTACACCCCTTCGCGCCAATGGAGCAAGCACAAGGTTACGCCACGCTATTCCAACAGCTGCAAGACATGCTAAAAGCCTGTACCGGTTACGATGCCATCAGCTTGCAGCCCAATGCGGGTTCCCAAGGTGAATATGCGGGCCTTGTAGCCATTAAAAAATATTTTGAAGCCAAGGGCGAACATCAACGTAACGTGTGTTTAATTCCGCAATCCGCACACGGCACCAATCCTGCCTCTGCGCAAATGGTCTCCATGCAAGTGGTCGTCACTAAATGCGACGAGCAAGGCAATGTGGATGTTGCAGACGTAAACGCAAAGATCGAACAATTCGGTGACCGCATAGCGGCCATTATGATTACCTACCCCTCAACACATGGGGTATTTGAAGAAAACATTAAAGAAATTTGTGGCCTTATTCATGCGGTCGGCGCACAGGTATATATCGATGGGGCTAACATGAACGCCCTTGTTGGCTTAGCCGCACCGGGTGAATTCGGTGGCGACGTATCCCACTTAAACCTACATAAAACATTTTGCATTCCCCATGGCGGCGGCGGCCCTGGCATGGGCCCTATTGGTGTAAAAGAACACCTGGCCCCTTATTTGGCCAGCCACCCCTTGCAAACAATATCCGGCACAGAAATAGGCAACGGTACAATATCCGCAGCCCCTTGGGGCTCAGCCAGCATTTTACCCATTAGCTGGATGTACGTACGCATGATGGGCAATCAAGGCGTTAAGCTCGCAACCGAGTACGCCATACTTAACGCAAACTACATTGCCAACCGCCTGCAAGAACATTACCCCATTT is a genomic window of Teredinibacter purpureus containing:
- the gcvP gene encoding aminomethyl-transferring glycine dehydrogenase; its protein translation is MPHTEQRNLQTDSLENLRYDKEFIHRHIGPNKSQTSDMLARLNVGSLDELIEKTVPAAIRSEQTASLANPLNEQQALAELKTIAQQNQLFKHYIGLGYHSTYVPPVILRNVMENPGWYTAYTPYQPEIAQGRLEGLLNFQQMITELTGMELANASMLDEATAAAEAMAMAKRVARKNKSDTFFVDQQCLPQTLAVLRTRAEHFGFNIIVGDPRTELDNYEYFGALLQNPGADGALLDIAPLTDIIHSKDALAIIAADIMSLVLLDAPGKQGADIVVGCNQRFGVPMGFGGPHAAFFAFREKYKRSTPGRIIGVSIDCRGKPALRMAMQTREQHIRREKANSNICTSQVLLAVMSAFYAMYHGSEGVERIGKRIHLLTKILAQGLISLNYKLRYQHYFDTLCIEVGDQQTALYQRALDAQINMRLIGKNALGISLNECTNANDIDALLAVFAGGASPLDFVNLENKAAQASTIPARMKRNERALQHEIFEQYHSETEMLRYLKRLESKDIALNHAMIPLGSCTMKLNATAEMIPVTWPEFGELHPFAPMEQAQGYATLFQQLQDMLKACTGYDAISLQPNAGSQGEYAGLVAIKKYFEAKGEHQRNVCLIPQSAHGTNPASAQMVSMQVVVTKCDEQGNVDVADVNAKIEQFGDRIAAIMITYPSTHGVFEENIKEICGLIHAVGAQVYIDGANMNALVGLAAPGEFGGDVSHLNLHKTFCIPHGGGGPGMGPIGVKEHLAPYLASHPLQTISGTEIGNGTISAAPWGSASILPISWMYVRMMGNQGVKLATEYAILNANYIANRLQEHYPILYTGKNGFVAHECLLDLRPLKESSGITEEDIAKRLMDFGFHAPTMSFPVAGTLMIEPTESESQTELDRFCDAMIAIRQEVARVQNGELPRDNNPLCNAPHTLDDVFNPNWDHPYSREEASRPLPYLKHHKVWPSVNRIDNVYGDRNLICSCPTIESYSSE
- a CDS encoding CvpA family protein is translated as MSWITPLFIVWVAYNAWRGYKRGLGLTLLSLVGLAAAYFSCYSWGPFVSSELSERGWHPLLAYCAAFLGVYLLVYVMVAELPSVIFARWLRAQWVWPGAVLGMGVGVVSGLIFVWVISLVETALVLNRPEVAGSIKVNRVDISNVSDPVSKAARVFVAEASLVGAQALGMDIVQARLFESFVRSPQHVIQRLEALGQSQALRVFVTNGDVQRYLHTGNLEGLVESGHFQQLITQPEMAPFRELALEEVRRRDEKATLKMADIYLASRLSQAWRRMNTLREQPEIKAILADSDVKSLIESRNIPALLMHPKVQVLLGRVLETDNDTSVDGRAYSSGLPSFEQPSIVPTEKAVEPPAVLFKWQDSEGRVHYGESPPDDVEPQRLRY